A region from the Lolium perenne isolate Kyuss_39 chromosome 4, Kyuss_2.0, whole genome shotgun sequence genome encodes:
- the LOC127302984 gene encoding uncharacterized protein, whose product MASSKAPRPRAEASAPATSVAVAAARAQDAHPLRRSAAFPPRRTHHAHSHSHPPPHAHAHAPQRCDSERIGGRASRQTRCGEVAGGTAAGCAAVCCCFPCVMVEVVVLATVRAPAALCRRAVKASRRRRSASAGQASDMYELLVDDGTVTGPRDAAVVWPAVQPSDEAGEMEKEVWASFYGAGFWRSPSQLGDEIR is encoded by the coding sequence ATGGCCTCCAGCAAGGCCCCCCGCCCCCGCGCCGAGGCCTCTGCTCCGGCGACGTCGGTGGCCGTGGCGGCGGCGAGGGCCCAGGACGCGCACCCGCTGCGCCGCTCCGCCGCATTCCCGCCGCGCCGCACGCACCACGCCCACAGCCACAGCCACCCGCCACCGCACGCCCACGCCCACGCGCCGCAGCGCTGCGACAGCGAGCGGATCGGCGGCAGGGCCAGCAGGCAAACCCGCTGCGGCGAGGTGGCCGGCGGCACGGCCGCCGGCTGCGCCGCAGTGTGCTGCTGCTTCCCGTGCGTCATGGTCGAGGTCGTCGTGCTCGCCACGGTGCGCGCCCCCGCCGCGCTCTGCCGGCGCGCGGTCAAGGCGAGCCGGCGCCGGCGGTCGGCATCAGCGGGGCAGGCGTCGGACATGTACGAGCTCCTCGTGGACGACGGCACCGTGACCGGCCCCCGCGACGCGGCGGTGGTCTGGCCGGCGGTGCAGCCGTCGGACGAGGCCGGGGAGATGGAGAAGGAGGTGTGGGCGAGCTTCTACGGCGCCGGCTTCTGGAGGAGCCCGTCCCAGCTCGGCGACGAGATCAGATGA